A single Haloglycomyces albus DSM 45210 DNA region contains:
- a CDS encoding polyprenyl synthetase family protein produces MNVNSRIEGILAQFLARQERIITDIDPALEEYASAVNDFILKGGKRVRPVFAYWAARAAGASDSEELLTCVSGLELLQASALIHDDLIDDSNTRRGAPSVHRRFESLHRLHRWSGSGRDFGSAAAILLGDLCMAWSDELFTGSGMGPDALLRARPDFDRMRTEVSAGQYLDILAEFRRDVSRETAMKVARFKAAKYTIERPMLVGASLAGADAELKRRFSDFGLPLGEAFQLRDDILGVFGDPAQTGKPAGDDLREGKHTYLIAVAWENSSPTGRELITQRLGDPELTEAQITRLRDVLEETGARRETEERIDRLTEDAETAFERLKSDIDPESVPVFERLLVKAVKRDA; encoded by the coding sequence GTGAATGTGAACAGCCGTATCGAGGGTATTCTGGCGCAATTCTTGGCCCGCCAGGAGCGAATCATTACCGACATCGATCCCGCCTTGGAAGAGTACGCCTCAGCGGTCAACGATTTCATACTCAAAGGGGGTAAACGGGTTCGGCCGGTCTTCGCCTACTGGGCCGCACGGGCCGCGGGCGCGAGTGATTCCGAGGAACTGCTGACCTGTGTTTCCGGGCTGGAACTGTTGCAGGCGTCCGCTCTGATCCACGACGACCTCATTGACGACTCGAATACCCGGCGTGGGGCGCCGTCGGTGCACCGCCGCTTTGAGAGCCTGCACCGGCTCCATAGATGGAGCGGTTCCGGGCGTGATTTCGGCTCCGCCGCGGCGATACTGCTGGGTGATTTGTGCATGGCCTGGTCCGACGAGCTGTTCACGGGATCGGGAATGGGTCCCGACGCTCTATTGCGAGCGCGCCCGGATTTCGACCGGATGCGCACCGAGGTCAGCGCGGGGCAGTATCTTGATATCCTTGCCGAATTTCGTCGTGACGTCAGTCGTGAGACGGCCATGAAGGTGGCGCGCTTCAAGGCCGCCAAGTACACCATCGAACGGCCGATGCTGGTGGGGGCCTCCTTGGCTGGGGCCGATGCGGAACTGAAGCGGCGTTTTAGCGATTTCGGGCTTCCGTTGGGTGAGGCCTTTCAATTGCGCGACGACATTCTGGGGGTGTTTGGAGATCCGGCTCAGACCGGTAAGCCCGCCGGAGACGATCTTCGCGAAGGGAAACATACCTATTTGATTGCGGTGGCCTGGGAAAACTCCAGTCCGACCGGTCGCGAGCTCATCACGCAACGCCTGGGTGATCCCGAATTGACCGAAGCGCAGATCACGCGATTGCGCGACGTTCTCGAGGAGACCGGTGCGCGGCGTGAAACCGAGGAGCGCATCGATCGCCTTACCGAGGACGCCGAAACCGCGTTCGAACGGCTGAAATCCGATATCGACCCCGAATCCGTTCCGGTTTTCGAGAGGCTTCTGGTGAAAGCGGTCAAACGCGACGCCTAG
- the metF gene encoding methylenetetrahydrofolate reductase [NAD(P)H], with protein sequence MTLGLPSTMPREDAKIGDLLRRDKPCISFEMFPPRTAKEERILWKTIRALEPLAPEWVSITYGAGGKTRERTVETTDRIATETTLLPMAHFTAVDHSVAELRNLIGHFADVGVRNILALRGDPPGDPQGDWVPHPDGLNYAIELVELIKESGDFSVGVAAFPEGHPRSPSWNAGVRHFVDKCRAGADFAVTQIFFDPTDYLRLRDDAAKLGCDTPIIPGVMPVTNIRQIEKFAELTGMVFPPALADRLHAVKDDREAIRDIGVEVASDLCNTLLREGAPGVQFVTLNHSRSTRRVWDRIRPLTDDSPMVPEIAEVP encoded by the coding sequence ATGACTCTAGGATTGCCGTCGACCATGCCACGCGAAGACGCCAAGATCGGCGACCTCCTGCGCCGGGACAAGCCGTGCATATCCTTTGAGATGTTTCCTCCCCGGACGGCCAAGGAGGAACGAATACTGTGGAAGACCATCCGCGCGCTGGAGCCGTTGGCGCCCGAATGGGTATCGATCACCTACGGCGCCGGAGGCAAAACCAGGGAAAGAACCGTAGAAACGACCGATCGCATCGCGACGGAAACCACCCTGCTGCCCATGGCGCATTTTACCGCCGTCGATCATTCGGTGGCCGAACTGCGCAACCTCATCGGACACTTCGCCGACGTCGGCGTGCGCAACATTCTTGCTCTTCGTGGAGACCCGCCCGGCGACCCGCAAGGCGATTGGGTACCGCACCCCGACGGCCTCAATTACGCCATTGAACTCGTGGAATTGATCAAGGAATCAGGAGACTTCTCCGTAGGGGTCGCCGCTTTCCCGGAGGGACACCCCCGTTCTCCCAGCTGGAATGCCGGAGTGCGTCATTTCGTGGACAAATGTCGCGCCGGAGCCGACTTCGCCGTCACACAGATTTTCTTCGATCCCACCGATTACCTTCGACTGCGCGATGACGCCGCCAAACTCGGATGCGATACGCCCATCATCCCAGGGGTGATGCCGGTGACAAATATTCGACAGATTGAAAAATTTGCGGAACTCACAGGAATGGTGTTTCCGCCGGCCCTCGCCGACCGCCTCCACGCGGTCAAGGACGATCGTGAGGCCATTCGCGATATCGGCGTCGAAGTCGCCTCCGACCTGTGCAATACGCTCCTGCGCGAAGGCGCGCCCGGGGTCCAGTTCGTTACTTTGAACCATTCACGCTCCACTCGGCGGGTGTGGGACCGCATTCGGCCCCTCACCGACGACTCGCCGATGGTTCCAGAAATCGCCGAGGTCCCGTAG